A stretch of DNA from Candidatus Abyssobacteria bacterium SURF_5:
GTCATTCTTCGGCAAGCTCCAAATATCTCAAAAATTAAATGATCAATGTAAAATCGTATGCATCAACAAAATCTCTGCTTTCGCAGGAATGACGGGTTAATCTGACTTGTCGATACCGTTCTGTCATCGGCGCCAACCCCATTTGTAGGACAGTTTCTTGGTCCCCCTTTTCCAAAGGGGGAAATTCAAGGGAGCGGCAGAATGCAGTCCGTACAAGAAGCAGTTGGCCTCGCCTTAAGTGAATGGCATAAGAGTTTAGCCACCGGACAAGTCCGCCGTCTTATCGGCAGGCGGCGAACCGGACGCTAGAGCGCGAGTCGCGGATGATCTGCCCAAGCACGTGCAGCATGTATTTCACATCTTCTTCATTATTACCGCTTCCGAGAGAAAGGCGCAGAGCGCAGTGGGCGTCCTCCACACTGAGCCCCATCGCCAGAAGCGTGAGCGACGGCTCGGGGTTTCCGGATTTGCAGGCCGAGCCGGACGAGCAATAGACGCCGCGGCGGCTGAGGAACATCACGAGGGACTCGCCGCGCATTGCCGGCAGCGTCACGTTCAGCGTGTTTGGCAGGCGCAGCGACGGATGCCCGTTCAGCTTCATATCGGGCACAAGCTCGCGAAGCCCTTTCTCGAGCGCATCCCTCAGCGCCTGCACCCGCTCCATATCCCGCTCATTCAGTTTTCGCTGCGCAAGCTCACACGCCTTTCCGAATCCCACAATTCCCGCAACGTTTTCGGTGCCCGCCCGCAGTTTCTGTTCCTGGCCCCCCCCATCAATCAAAGGAACCAGCGGAATGCCTTTCCTGACGTACAGCATTCCCATGCCTTTAGGCCCATGTATTTTATGGCTGGAAAGAGACAGCAGGTCCACTCCGAGCTTTTCGACATCCACCTCGATCTTGCCGGCCCCCTGTACGGCGTCGCAATGGAAAAGCGCGTCTCGCTCATGAGCGATCCGCGCGAGCTGCGCAATCGGCTGGATCGTGCCGACCTCGTTGTTGGCAAGCATGATGCTCACGAGGGTCGTCTGCGGGCGGATGGAGTCCTCTAACTGTCGCGGGTCCACCAGTCCGTCTTGGTCGACGTCGAGATACGTCACCTCGAATCCCATCGCCTCGAGCGAACGGCAGGAATTGAGCACGGCCGGATGTTCGATTTTCGTAGTGACAATATGATCCCCTTCTTCGCGCCGGGCGAACGCGACTCCTTTGACAGCGAGATTGTCAGCTTCGGAGCCGCCTCCGGTGAAGACAACGCGCCGGGCGGTACAGTTGATAAGCTGAGCGACCTTCCGGCGTGCGCCCTCCACCGCGTCGCGCGCCTCAACGCCGCGCTGATGGATGCTTGAAGGATTCCCGAATGACTCGCGCAGATACGGCATCATCGCTTCGACTACTTCCGGGTCCATTGGAGTGGTGGCATTATGGTCGAGATAGACATGGCGTAATTTAGGCGGTCTGTGCCGCTCTCGGCTTTTCGTTTTCGCGGGGACGGATTCCGTTATTCTATCGGCGGATTTGGCGACCCCGGCTTTCACGACCTCCGCCAGCAGCGACTTATACACCGGGAATCCCGAAATGGGATCGTAGCGCGTCAGATCGGTCAATTCGTTCACATTACATTCCTGCCAGCTTCTCGATCCGAGCGGGCCGCCGCCGCCCATGCAGGCGTCGATCGCGCCCGGCATGATGTCGTCGGTTACAATCGCCCTGAACTTCACTTGCCCGCGCTTGGTCGTTACGTTGACCCAGTCGCCATTCTCGATGCCTCGCTCGCTTGCATCAACGGCATTCATGGTCACAATCGGGTCGGGTGTCATTTCTCTGAGGCCGGACACGCCGTGGTGCTGGCTGCGGAAATCGGAGAACACGCGTGCGCCAGAGTTGAAGACAAGCGGATAGTCGGCTGCAAGCTGCGGATTTGCGAGGGGTCCCTCGCCCGGCTCGACATACACAGGGAGCGCATCGTATCCGTGCTCCGCCAGGATTGACGACGCAATTTCGAACTTTCCGCTCGGCGTGTTGAAGCCGGGTTTCCCGTCGGGCCGCAGCAGGCCTTTCATCCATTTCTTATACTGCATCATGACCGCCGGCAGGCGCACCTCTCCGCCGACCGCCTTCACCTCTTCGAGCGTATAGCCGCTCCCCTGCAGAACGTGCCGGAGCAATTCTTCCTCGGTTTGCGGGTAGAGGTGGCCGTAGCCGAGCCGCTTCGCCAGTTCCGCCAGTATCAGGAAATCGTTTCGCGCCTCGCCCACCGGCTCGACAATCCTTTCCCGGATTATAAAGAGCGGGCCGTAGACCATGTACGACATGATCTCGTACATGGTCGTTGCCGGCAGAACGATATCCGCGTAGGCGGCATCGGCGGTGAAATAGCGGTCAATGCACACGAGGAAATCGAGCGCGTTCAGCGTCTTGCGCCATAAATCCGGCTGCGGCCATGCGGTAATGATTGACGCGCCAAGAATGATCAGCGAACGAATTTTATATGGCCTGCCTTCCAGAACCGACTCCGGCAGGGCGATGGCGTGAGATTCGCCGCGGTACATGCTGTAGACGGGAAAGCGGTCTCGTCCAAGCGCTTTCCTCACGTCCGGGTTCGCGATGAGACCGCTCCTGTTAATGGGGAAAATGTTTTCTTTCATCCGGAAGACAAGGCCGCCCGGCACATCGAGCTGGCCTGCAAGGGCCCACAGCGTATGCACCGCGCGTATCGCCTGCACCCCGCTGTCGGAGTATTCGAGGCCGGTATACATGACCGGACACGCGCCGCGGGCGCGTGCGATTCTGCGCGAGAGAGAACGCACCTTTTCTGCGGGAACTTCGGTTATCTGCTCGACCGTTTCCGGTCGGAAATGCTGGACGTACTGCTTGAGCTCGTTGAACCCAAGGGTCCAGTTCTCCGCGAAATCCTCATCGTACAGTTCCTCTTCAACGAGGACGTTGATCATTCCGAGCGCCAGCGCGCCGTCGGTTCCCGGCCGAAGCGGAATCCATTCGGACTCGGCCTCCCTCGCTGTCTCGCTTCGGCGAGGATCGATCACCACAACTTCTGCTCCGCGCTCGCGCGCGCGAAGAATTTGAGCATGCGCCAGCGGAGGCGAGTCGGTCGCCGGATTGGCGCCCCACACCACGATCAACTCCGCCTGCTCGATCTCGGTATCCATGGTGATCAGCATCTCGCCCATGGTCACATGCGGCGCGATCATCGCGAAAGAGACATAACAGAGTGCGCCGACACCGAGCGTATTCGGCGATCCGAACGGGAACAACACGCTCGAAGCCGATGAGACGGCTACGCCTCTCGGCTGATACACATCGCACATCGACAACTCGAAGCTGCCACGACCGGTGTATATCGCCGTCGCCTCCGGCCCGTGTTCTCGCTTGATGTCATCCAGCTTCCCGGCTATTGCTTCCATCGCCTCGTTCCAGGTAATTCGCTCGAAATCATACGATCCTTTCGGACCTGTGCGCCGAAGTGGGTACTGGAGGCGATTCGGATCGTGAACGATTTGCGGAGAATGCTTGCCGATGGTGCAGATCATGCCGAGCGGATGGTCCGGCAGCGCTTTGACGCCGGACATGCGGCCGCCGTTCAGGCGAACGCGCACCCAGCAGCCGGCCGGGCAGATACCGCAGAGGCCGTCCTTGATCTGTTCCGCCGGTGAATCTTGCTGAGGAGCAAGTTGTGTCGAAATTTCAGTCATTCGCGACCTTTTCCAGAAGCAACAGCGCAAACCAGGAATTCTCATCGGAGAAGATACGTCTTGTTGCAAAGCCGCAGGAATACAAGCGCGGGACGAGCTCGTTCAGGTTGAATTTGCGACTGATTTCCACCTGGATACGTTCGCCGGCAGAGATGGGAATAGATTTGTTCAAAGGCTTTATCCGGACGCGCTGCTCCCGGTTGAACTGGGCGAAAATCTCGATTCGGCTCTTCGCGGATGAGAAGTACGCCACATGCTGCAGGTGGAGGACATCGATCCCCGTCTTTAATTCGCGGTTCATCCGCTCGAACAGGTTCAAGGTGAAGGCGGCGCTTACGCCGGCCCTGTCGTTGTAAGCGGCCTCAAGTATAGAGGTATCCTTCACGAGGTCTACGCCCAGAAGGAAGAAATCTCCCTCGGAAAGATGCCGGCCGATATTGCGCCAGAATAGCCGGTCCTGGTCCTCGTTCAAGTTGCCGATCGTGCTGCCAAGAAAAAGCACCATGACGGGCGACAATGCTTTCAGAAACGGAAAAGCGCATTCGTAGGTGCCCCGAATGCCTGCGACTTTGACGGCAGGATGCCAGGCGGTGATGGCGGCGCAGGCATGCTGAAGCGCCGAGCGGCTCACGTCCACAGGAACATACCGGACTGACCCATTCGATTTGACATAGGC
This window harbors:
- a CDS encoding aminotransferase class V-fold PLP-dependent enzyme — its product is MTEISTQLAPQQDSPAEQIKDGLCGICPAGCWVRVRLNGGRMSGVKALPDHPLGMICTIGKHSPQIVHDPNRLQYPLRRTGPKGSYDFERITWNEAMEAIAGKLDDIKREHGPEATAIYTGRGSFELSMCDVYQPRGVAVSSASSVLFPFGSPNTLGVGALCYVSFAMIAPHVTMGEMLITMDTEIEQAELIVVWGANPATDSPPLAHAQILRARERGAEVVVIDPRRSETAREAESEWIPLRPGTDGALALGMINVLVEEELYDEDFAENWTLGFNELKQYVQHFRPETVEQITEVPAEKVRSLSRRIARARGACPVMYTGLEYSDSGVQAIRAVHTLWALAGQLDVPGGLVFRMKENIFPINRSGLIANPDVRKALGRDRFPVYSMYRGESHAIALPESVLEGRPYKIRSLIILGASIITAWPQPDLWRKTLNALDFLVCIDRYFTADAAYADIVLPATTMYEIMSYMVYGPLFIIRERIVEPVGEARNDFLILAELAKRLGYGHLYPQTEEELLRHVLQGSGYTLEEVKAVGGEVRLPAVMMQYKKWMKGLLRPDGKPGFNTPSGKFEIASSILAEHGYDALPVYVEPGEGPLANPQLAADYPLVFNSGARVFSDFRSQHHGVSGLREMTPDPIVTMNAVDASERGIENGDWVNVTTKRGQVKFRAIVTDDIMPGAIDACMGGGGPLGSRSWQECNVNELTDLTRYDPISGFPVYKSLLAEVVKAGVAKSADRITESVPAKTKSRERHRPPKLRHVYLDHNATTPMDPEVVEAMMPYLRESFGNPSSIHQRGVEARDAVEGARRKVAQLINCTARRVVFTGGGSEADNLAVKGVAFARREEGDHIVTTKIEHPAVLNSCRSLEAMGFEVTYLDVDQDGLVDPRQLEDSIRPQTTLVSIMLANNEVGTIQPIAQLARIAHERDALFHCDAVQGAGKIEVDVEKLGVDLLSLSSHKIHGPKGMGMLYVRKGIPLVPLIDGGGQEQKLRAGTENVAGIVGFGKACELAQRKLNERDMERVQALRDALEKGLRELVPDMKLNGHPSLRLPNTLNVTLPAMRGESLVMFLSRRGVYCSSGSACKSGNPEPSLTLLAMGLSVEDAHCALRLSLGSGNNEEDVKYMLHVLGQIIRDSRSSVRFAACR
- the egtD gene encoding L-histidine N(alpha)-methyltransferase, whose protein sequence is MRSQADPSKINELPACVAIALNGGDSAIIDAAEEANPVLDFAHSAARTLSENPKWMECRFLYDARGSALFEQICRQPEYYPTRRETAILHRYAGEICETTGCVTLAELGCGSAIKTRHILSAYVKSNGSVRYVPVDVSRSALQHACAAITAWHPAVKVAGIRGTYECAFPFLKALSPVMVLFLGSTIGNLNEDQDRLFWRNIGRHLSEGDFFLLGVDLVKDTSILEAAYNDRAGVSAAFTLNLFERMNRELKTGIDVLHLQHVAYFSSAKSRIEIFAQFNREQRVRIKPLNKSIPISAGERIQVEISRKFNLNELVPRLYSCGFATRRIFSDENSWFALLLLEKVAND